DNA sequence from the Drosophila sechellia strain sech25 chromosome 3L, ASM438219v1, whole genome shotgun sequence genome:
AAGACTTGATCCTCGAAATCAGTCAAATAGAGAGTACGAGTGCACTCGTAAAAGTCTtgcaattcaaattcaaatgggCGATAATCGATCGAGAGTGTGTTGGGCTAGGGCTTAGGGTTTGGTGTGTGATAGGTATGGGTTAAGTTTGGGTTAGAGTTTGGGTTAGAGCTCGGGGCTCAAGGGGCGTGGGGCTAAGATCGCTGACTTAGAAGAAACCATCGCCAGTGGGATCGCTGACCCATGGGTAGTTGTTGGGGCATCGGACGCAGGTCTGCAGGTTGATGGTCTCCCCGGGAACCTCCTTGGAGGTCAGCTTGCAGGTGTTGGGCACCCAGCAGGCGGGCTTGCCCTCGACCACGCACTTCTCCCTCCAGGGCTCGAAGTTCTTGACCTCACTGATGGTGCGCGGGTTCTGCATCCACTGAATCACCTGGGTCATGGTCACGAAGTACACGTCGTTGTGGTTGGCCAGGATCTCGTCGATCCAGTAGAGGAAGGCGTCGAGGAACTCGGGATTGTTCTTCAGCCAGGCGGCGTGGAAGTACAGACCCAGGGGAGCGCGGTTCTGGTCGTAGTGGCGGTCGAAGTTGTGGTTCAAGAAGTTGTAGAACTGGTCGCCGGTCAGGATGTTCGAGCAGGAGTCCACCATGGCGCAGCCGGGCAGGTACTCATCGTTGACGGGGTCCTCGCGACGATCCAGCTCGTTCATCACCATCTCCCACACAGCGTGGGATCGGGTGGGGCAGCTCTGCAGGTTGCCGTGGCAGCGGTGGGGCATCCGGAAGTACATGGTGTAGGGCCACAGTGGCGGGTTCGACAGCGGAGCGGTGATGGTGGAGTCGTACAGGAAGGCCTGCTCCTCCATCATGGTGAACTGGTTGTTGCCGCCCACGCGCAGGTAGGGAGCACGCACGCCCACCACCGAGTTGTCCGTGATGTTGGCGAACTTCTCCGTGATGATCCTCATGCCGGCCATCTCCTTGGCCCAGTCGTCCACGGTGGCGTTCGACCAGAAGCGCTCTTCGTCGTTGTGCGTGATCGAGTGCACGGCGATCTCGTGTCCCTTGCGTGCCGTCTCCTGCACCGCCGAGTAGTTGGTGTACTTGTGCGACACGAAGTAGGTCGCCTTTATGGAGCAGCCGTTGGGGTTCTTGCGATCCTTGAAGATCTCCTTGTACAGctcgatgttgttgttgttgatggcGTCGTCGAAGGTGATGGTGATCATCATGGGCACATCCTTGGCGGGCAGGTCGCCGGGAATCGAGGTGCCGTCCTCCGAGCAGAAGCAGTCGGGCAGGACGCACACGGCGGGATCGCAGGGCGGGGCACGGTTGGGATCGTTGTCGATATCTGTGGGCGGGGAAAATGGTACAAATTATGGGGTTAGGTTGGGGAAACCATAAGGAAGATTACGAAAGATTCCGCAAACTATGTGAATTGATAGTAGAGATCTTATATCTTATAGAGATATTGTAGTTATTGGAGATATTGAAGGTATATGATTAGAATATTACATACCCtgtaaaatacaaatttattataGCAAGCTTCCCAATTTAGAACTCCTTTTGCTAACCAACTCGATTCCcattaaataacaaataaacaattgaTATTCTGACTGCATTCACCTGACCGGCAAAAGTTCACTTAACttttcatataaatatttaagcaattAGCCAGCGGTGAGGGGGAAAAGCTTTCGGGGGCAGGGGGTATGGGGTTGGTTCAATGAACCGAGGCGGTCTGGAAAAGCAATCAAGAAAGGTGGGAAAACCGAAACGCAAAGTGAATGGAAAATGTCTGCACAATGCGAGTTTTTCATCGGTATATGTTtctttcattattattattggcatTTTTCTTGGCTTTGTTTTGAGCAATTTTCAAGTGTTGTTAATCAAGCGAGGCCGCTTTGAAATGCAGAGAGCGTTTGCTTATTGGCCACACCACACCCATTACCCatcccaaaaaataaaaagttgccCGA
Encoded proteins:
- the LOC6619391 gene encoding uncharacterized protein LOC6619391, with protein sequence MAKLFVVFAVLALAAFNEASASDPLLRFKRQATTEETKKEESFEKELCKDKDAGEWFRLVAGEGDNCRDVIQCTSSGLQAIRCPAGLYFDIEKQTCDWKESVKNCKSKNKERRVKPLLHTDEPLCQDGFLACGDGNCIERGLFCNGEKDCSDGSDENTCDIDNDPNRAPPCDPAVCVLPDCFCSEDGTSIPGDLPAKDVPMMITITFDDAINNNNIELYKEIFKDRKNPNGCSIKATYFVSHKYTNYSAVQETARKGHEIAVHSITHNDEERFWSNATVDDWAKEMAGMRIITEKFANITDNSVVGVRAPYLRVGGNNQFTMMEEQAFLYDSTITAPLSNPPLWPYTMYFRMPHRCHGNLQSCPTRSHAVWEMVMNELDRREDPVNDEYLPGCAMVDSCSNILTGDQFYNFLNHNFDRHYDQNRAPLGLYFHAAWLKNNPEFLDAFLYWIDEILANHNDVYFVTMTQVIQWMQNPRTISEVKNFEPWREKCVVEGKPACWVPNTCKLTSKEVPGETINLQTCVRCPNNYPWVSDPTGDGFF